DNA from Deltaproteobacteria bacterium:
CGCTCGCTCAGAAGGAGGGACAACCAATGACGCTAGTTACCAAGTCGCTGTGCACTGCGACGATCACTCTCATTGCGCTCGCCGTCGCCGCCGGCGCGTCGGCCAAAGGACACGGCTCGAAGACCCGCGCGGCAATCGAGGCCGCCAACCAACGCTTCATGGTGGCGGCTGCTCGGGGTGATGCGACCGCTATAGCGGCGCTCTACACCGCGACGGGAGAAGTGTTGCCTCCCAACGGCGAAACTCGCAGCGGCACCCAAGCCCTGGAGGCATTCTGGAAAGCCGCGTTGGATGCGGGCGTCAAGCAGGCCAAGCTCGACACTGTCGAGGTGGAAGACTGCGGCGACACGGCCT
Protein-coding regions in this window:
- a CDS encoding SgcJ/EcaC family oxidoreductase, translated to MTLVTKSLCTATITLIALAVAAGASAKGHGSKTRAAIEAANQRFMVAAARGDATAIAALYTATGEVLPPNGETRSGTQALEAFWKAALDAGVKQAKLDTVEVEDCGDTAYEVGRYSMSGADGQAIDTGKYIVVWKRQRGQWKLHRDIWNSNRAVGAK